From one Rhodoferax sp. PAMC 29310 genomic stretch:
- a CDS encoding crotonase/enoyl-CoA hydratase family protein, with protein sequence MSYKTLTVTLENHIATVRLNRPEKANAMNVDMWQEIRQAFRWVDDTPDARVAILEGEGKLFTAGIDLEMMMGMGSTIHNDCEARMRENLRRVILDMQDTLTSLERCRKPVLAAIHGGCVGGGIDLITCADMRYCSSDAYFTIKEIDIGMTADVGTLQRLPKLIGEGMARELAYTGRRFTAAEAREMRLVNQVFDSREALQAGVREMAATIASKSPLAIRGTKEMITYARDHSVADSLNYIATWNAAMLLSDDLQEAMMANMGKRPAEFKN encoded by the coding sequence ATGAGCTACAAAACCCTGACTGTCACGCTGGAAAACCACATTGCCACGGTGCGCCTGAACCGGCCGGAAAAAGCCAACGCCATGAATGTCGACATGTGGCAAGAAATCCGCCAGGCCTTCCGATGGGTCGACGACACACCGGACGCCCGGGTCGCCATTCTGGAAGGCGAAGGCAAACTCTTCACGGCGGGCATTGACTTGGAGATGATGATGGGCATGGGCTCCACGATTCACAACGACTGCGAAGCCCGCATGCGCGAAAACCTGCGCCGCGTGATTTTGGACATGCAGGACACCCTCACCAGCCTGGAGCGCTGCCGCAAGCCCGTGCTGGCCGCCATTCACGGCGGTTGCGTGGGCGGTGGCATTGACCTGATCACCTGCGCCGATATGCGCTACTGCTCCAGCGACGCCTACTTCACCATCAAGGAAATTGACATTGGAATGACCGCTGACGTGGGTACCCTGCAGCGCCTGCCCAAGCTGATTGGCGAAGGTATGGCCCGCGAACTGGCCTACACCGGACGCCGCTTCACCGCCGCCGAGGCCCGCGAAATGCGTTTGGTCAACCAAGTATTTGACTCGCGTGAAGCCTTGCAGGCCGGCGTGCGTGAGATGGCGGCCACCATCGCGAGTAAATCACCACTGGCGATTCGCGGCACCAAGGAGATGATCACCTACGCCCGTGATCACTCCGTGGCTGACAGCCTGAACTACATTGCCACCTGGAATGCCGCCATGTTGTTGAGCGACGATTTGCAGGAAGCCATGATGGCCAACATGGGCAAACGCCCGGCTGAATTCAAGAACTGA
- a CDS encoding PadR family transcriptional regulator — protein MSLSHAVLTSLLEKSSSGYDLARRFDKSIGYFWHATHQQIYRELARMEAAGWVESSAAPDAGNTRKRSYSVLPAGRDELLRWAAEPSAPMDLRDEFTVRLRADAALGPLGLQGELQRRIDQHQDKLQTYRDIEARDFPPGKSLSRHARIQHMILKKGILLEEGSIAWTKDMLAVLIED, from the coding sequence ATGTCTCTGTCACACGCTGTGCTTACCTCCTTGCTTGAGAAATCGTCCTCGGGTTACGACCTGGCTCGGCGTTTTGACAAGTCCATTGGCTACTTCTGGCATGCCACGCATCAGCAGATTTACCGCGAACTGGCCCGCATGGAAGCGGCTGGCTGGGTCGAATCCAGCGCGGCACCGGACGCAGGCAACACCCGAAAACGCAGTTACAGCGTCTTGCCAGCCGGTCGCGATGAGTTGTTGCGTTGGGCCGCAGAGCCCTCAGCGCCCATGGACCTGCGTGATGAGTTCACCGTGCGCTTGCGCGCCGACGCCGCTTTGGGCCCGCTGGGGCTGCAGGGCGAGTTGCAACGACGTATCGACCAGCACCAGGACAAGCTGCAAACTTACCGAGACATCGAAGCCCGCGACTTCCCACCGGGAAAATCTTTGAGTCGCCACGCCCGCATCCAGCACATGATTTTGAAGAAAGGCATCTTGCTCGAAGAAGGCTCTATCGCCTGGACGAAGGACATGCTGGCGGTGTTGATCGAGGATTAG
- a CDS encoding diguanylate cyclase domain-containing protein, producing MLMTTPPLSIDLQGNRQQRILTVVATYVLLWLLLWFAARIADVLGGASLWFLPAGLRFCAFILIGWPALLIELATVLIANLISFVSSGRTAPELLSAQAGWLFYDWCALPLAYAAVIFPFRRTLRNRLDLTLPKHSALFIGAALASAIVGAMVGGFYLVGSGIIPQGQWAQASVSWFTGDFIGIITLAPLLLVRGWPWLVNYMQEGQQDNSLASIPGDANPYADRNTICAAFLALLIVFGVPAYLSFDLQFPLLALLLLVPLVWVALSYGLRSAVLAVILLDSGMVLAVALLNQQQMALEFQMVMIAIALVGLWLGGAVASRNQVLQNFNKQLLTEVAQQTLAFQEVNRDLGVKEQHLQLVLTAAPVGVLQLDGAGRCTYLNGIGRLLTDCTSEQALGKHLFDFVHPQDRDMLETAWVTHRQSGKVQTLEVRLANSLWCSAHWIHLPHSDSSTEGAILVLTDSTEHRQREDRLWMLGHHDSLTSLPNRKLFLDRTDQALSLAKRRGNGAAILWIDLDEFKAANDTLGHAAGDALLQQVAQRLKNRIRDSDTLARIGGDEFALVMPEVKNAEAVMQVALELVASLHEPFTLPQGGAKISCSIGIAMYPEHADTVNDLMQCADAAMYRAKHAGKNQVQMGSDQPFELLDRAA from the coding sequence ATGCTCATGACGACGCCGCCGCTATCGATCGACCTACAGGGCAACCGACAGCAGCGCATCTTGACCGTGGTTGCGACCTATGTCTTGTTATGGTTGCTTCTTTGGTTCGCCGCTCGAATTGCTGATGTGTTGGGGGGCGCCAGCCTTTGGTTTTTACCTGCCGGACTCCGGTTTTGCGCATTTATTTTGATTGGATGGCCTGCGCTACTCATTGAGTTGGCGACAGTGCTCATCGCCAACTTGATCAGTTTTGTGTCTTCTGGCCGAACGGCGCCAGAACTTTTGTCCGCCCAGGCCGGGTGGTTGTTCTACGATTGGTGCGCTTTGCCCTTGGCCTACGCGGCTGTCATCTTTCCATTTCGACGGACCTTGCGGAATCGGCTTGATCTGACGCTGCCCAAGCACAGCGCTTTGTTCATCGGTGCCGCTCTTGCATCGGCGATCGTGGGCGCAATGGTTGGTGGTTTCTACCTGGTCGGCTCGGGCATCATTCCACAAGGGCAATGGGCGCAGGCATCGGTCTCCTGGTTCACAGGCGACTTCATCGGCATCATCACGCTGGCACCGTTGCTACTCGTGCGGGGTTGGCCGTGGCTTGTGAACTACATGCAGGAAGGGCAGCAGGACAACTCACTGGCGTCCATCCCGGGCGATGCTAACCCTTACGCGGACCGCAACACGATTTGTGCCGCGTTCCTGGCACTGCTGATTGTCTTTGGGGTACCCGCCTACCTCAGCTTTGATCTTCAATTTCCGCTGCTGGCCTTGTTGTTGCTCGTGCCGCTGGTCTGGGTGGCGCTCAGCTACGGGTTGCGCAGTGCCGTACTGGCCGTCATCTTGCTGGACAGCGGCATGGTGTTGGCAGTGGCGCTGCTTAATCAACAGCAGATGGCGCTGGAATTCCAGATGGTCATGATCGCTATTGCACTGGTGGGGCTCTGGCTTGGCGGCGCCGTGGCGTCACGCAATCAGGTCTTGCAAAACTTCAACAAGCAACTGCTCACTGAGGTCGCGCAGCAAACACTGGCATTTCAGGAGGTCAACCGGGATCTGGGGGTCAAAGAGCAGCATTTGCAGCTTGTGCTCACAGCCGCCCCGGTTGGGGTGCTGCAGTTGGACGGCGCCGGGCGCTGTACCTATCTAAACGGCATAGGCCGATTGCTGACCGACTGCACCTCTGAGCAGGCGCTTGGCAAACATCTTTTTGATTTTGTGCATCCGCAGGACCGCGACATGCTGGAAACAGCCTGGGTTACCCATCGTCAGAGCGGCAAAGTGCAAACGTTGGAGGTTCGCTTGGCCAACAGCCTTTGGTGTTCCGCCCACTGGATTCATCTGCCGCACTCAGACTCGTCGACGGAGGGGGCCATTTTGGTGCTGACGGATTCAACCGAGCACCGCCAGCGCGAAGATCGGCTTTGGATGCTTGGCCACCACGACTCCCTGACTTCTTTGCCCAATCGGAAGCTTTTCCTTGATCGCACTGATCAAGCACTGAGTTTGGCGAAACGCCGGGGAAATGGAGCCGCGATACTCTGGATTGATCTTGACGAATTCAAGGCCGCCAACGACACCCTGGGCCACGCGGCCGGTGATGCCTTGCTGCAGCAAGTGGCTCAGCGGCTCAAAAATCGCATCCGCGACAGCGATACCCTGGCCCGGATTGGGGGCGACGAGTTTGCGTTGGTCATGCCCGAGGTTAAAAATGCGGAAGCGGTGATGCAAGTGGCACTCGAACTGGTGGCCAGCCTCCATGAGCCGTTCACATTGCCACAGGGCGGGGCAAAAATTTCCTGCAGCATCGGCATTGCGATGTACCCGGAACACGCCGACACGGTCAACGACCTGATGCAATGCGCGGATGCGGCCATGTACCGCGCCAAACACGCCGGTAAAAATCAGGTGCAGATGGGCAGTGATCAGCCATTTGAACTACTCGATCGTGCCGCTTAA
- a CDS encoding crotonase/enoyl-CoA hydratase family protein — MSDSVQYSLNDGVATLTLANGKVNAVSPAVIEAFNTALDQAQAAEAIVIVTGQPGILSGGYDLKVMMSGPQAAIDLVAAGSMLARRMLAHPQPIIVACPGHAVAKGAFMLLSADYRIGVEGAFSIGLNEVKIGMTMHHVGIALARDRLSTPVFQRSVINAEMFNPQSAMTAGFLDQVVPADQLMATANAVAQEFKKLNMKAHANTKLKVRKALLDTLDAAIESDKLTSLH, encoded by the coding sequence ATGAGCGACTCGGTTCAATACAGTTTGAATGACGGCGTGGCGACGCTGACCTTGGCCAACGGCAAGGTGAACGCGGTGTCTCCGGCGGTTATTGAGGCCTTCAATACTGCGTTGGATCAAGCCCAGGCCGCCGAGGCCATCGTGATCGTGACCGGGCAGCCCGGCATTTTGAGCGGAGGCTATGACTTGAAGGTCATGATGTCCGGTCCCCAGGCGGCCATTGATTTGGTGGCGGCCGGCTCCATGCTGGCCCGGCGCATGCTGGCCCATCCGCAGCCCATCATCGTGGCCTGCCCGGGTCACGCGGTTGCCAAAGGTGCGTTCATGCTGTTGTCTGCCGACTATCGTATTGGCGTTGAGGGCGCTTTCAGCATTGGTTTGAACGAGGTGAAAATTGGCATGACCATGCACCATGTGGGCATTGCCTTGGCACGTGACCGGCTGAGCACGCCCGTGTTTCAGCGCTCGGTCATCAACGCCGAGATGTTCAACCCCCAAAGCGCGATGACGGCTGGCTTTCTGGACCAGGTGGTGCCTGCCGACCAGCTGATGGCGACGGCGAATGCGGTGGCGCAGGAGTTCAAAAAACTCAATATGAAGGCTCACGCGAATACCAAGCTGAAGGTGCGCAAGGCCTTGTTAGACACGCTGGATGCGGCGATTGAGTCCGACAAGCTGACCAGCTTGCATTGA
- a CDS encoding pseudouridine synthase — translation MSTPAALVVPPALDGVGPSSTVLPAGSWPTVLAFLVEKFAAISEVQWLERMALGKVIDALGQPVAADRPYQPLLRIYYYRSVPNEPRIPFDEVVLFQDEHLIVVDKPHFLPVMPSGGYLQETVLVRLKRRLGLDALVPIHRIDRDTAGLVMFSVQTSSRGAYAALFRQREVKKTYEAIAPWRTDLALPLTRESRIEEAGHFMLQQEVDGPSNAVTHIEVIEVQGLLARYRLRPVTGQRHQLRVHMAALGLPLLGDGLYPTLTPEGQIDYEHPLQLLARSIEFTDPVTGQARQFDSQRQLQWRLGADAI, via the coding sequence ATGAGCACCCCGGCGGCCCTCGTCGTGCCGCCTGCGCTGGACGGCGTTGGCCCCAGTTCGACCGTGTTGCCTGCGGGGTCCTGGCCCACGGTGCTGGCATTTTTGGTGGAAAAATTTGCCGCCATCTCTGAGGTTCAATGGCTTGAACGCATGGCCCTAGGCAAGGTGATTGACGCTTTAGGGCAGCCCGTCGCCGCCGATCGGCCCTATCAGCCCCTGCTGCGCATCTACTATTACCGCAGCGTGCCCAACGAACCGCGCATTCCGTTTGATGAGGTCGTGTTATTTCAGGACGAGCATCTCATCGTGGTCGACAAGCCGCATTTTCTGCCCGTCATGCCGTCGGGCGGTTATTTGCAGGAAACCGTGCTGGTTCGGCTCAAACGCCGCCTTGGCCTAGACGCTCTGGTGCCCATCCACCGCATTGACCGCGACACGGCCGGCCTGGTGATGTTTTCGGTGCAAACCAGCAGCCGGGGCGCCTACGCTGCGCTATTTCGGCAACGCGAGGTCAAGAAAACCTACGAGGCGATTGCTCCTTGGCGTACCGACTTGGCCCTGCCGTTGACCCGGGAAAGCCGCATTGAGGAAGCGGGCCATTTCATGTTGCAACAAGAGGTGGATGGCCCGTCCAATGCGGTCACCCATATCGAGGTCATTGAGGTGCAGGGCCTGTTGGCCCGCTACCGCTTGCGCCCCGTGACCGGGCAGCGCCACCAGTTGCGCGTTCACATGGCCGCGCTGGGCTTGCCCCTGCTGGGCGACGGTCTGTACCCCACCCTCACCCCCGAGGGGCAAATCGACTATGAGCATCCTTTGCAATTACTCGCCCGCTCGATAGAGTTCACCGACCCGGTCACAGGACAAGCTCGCCAGTTCGATAGCCAGCGGCAGCTCCAATGGAGGCTTGGGGCGGACGCCATCTAG
- the trmB gene encoding tRNA (guanosine(46)-N7)-methyltransferase TrmB, whose translation MPETPAGTRKLRIRGSAPEGVAYPKEIKSFVRRAGRITTGQTKAFEELGATFLLPYQPNAIDFEAAYAYAASARGQNDVRNAPVILEIGFGMGEATAHIAGVMPEKNFLCCEVHEPGVGALLKRIGEQSLSNIRIVSHDAVEVIDNMLLLQSLDGVHIFFPDPWHKKKHNKRRLIQAGLIAKLAARLKVGGYLHCATDWQPYAEQILEVLSAEPLLKNTASGSHPELAGYAPKPHYRPLTKFENRGIKLGHGVWDVVFERV comes from the coding sequence CTGCCCGAAACCCCCGCGGGCACCCGAAAACTTCGCATTCGGGGCAGTGCGCCCGAGGGCGTGGCCTACCCCAAAGAAATCAAGAGCTTTGTGCGCCGCGCTGGCCGCATCACCACCGGCCAGACCAAAGCGTTTGAAGAGCTGGGCGCCACTTTTCTGTTGCCCTACCAGCCAAACGCTATTGATTTCGAAGCAGCTTACGCTTATGCAGCAAGCGCCAGAGGCCAAAATGATGTAAGGAATGCACCCGTCATTCTGGAAATTGGCTTTGGCATGGGCGAAGCCACCGCCCACATCGCTGGCGTCATGCCTGAGAAAAACTTCTTGTGCTGCGAAGTACATGAACCCGGCGTGGGCGCCCTGCTCAAACGCATTGGCGAACAAAGTCTGAGCAATATTCGCATCGTCTCGCACGACGCGGTGGAAGTCATTGACAACATGCTGCTGCTGCAAAGCCTGGATGGCGTGCACATCTTTTTCCCTGATCCGTGGCACAAAAAGAAGCACAACAAGCGCCGCCTGATTCAAGCCGGCTTGATTGCCAAACTGGCCGCACGCCTGAAAGTAGGCGGCTACCTGCACTGCGCCACTGACTGGCAGCCCTATGCCGAGCAGATTCTGGAAGTGCTCAGCGCCGAGCCCTTGCTGAAAAACACTGCCAGCGGCAGCCATCCTGAATTGGCAGGCTACGCACCCAAGCCGCACTACCGCCCTCTCACCAAGTTTGAAAACCGTGGCATCAAGCTCGGCCATGGGGTGTGGGATGTGGTGTTTGAGCGCGTCTAG
- the gluQRS gene encoding tRNA glutamyl-Q(34) synthetase GluQRS: MRTAPPARYIGRFAPSPTGPLHAGSLVAALASWLDARAHDGLWLVRIEDVDTPRCFPGMDEHILQQLSACGLRPDQPPVWQSQRSALYQAALDTLVQQGLAYPCGCSRKEIETGLLESGHERARHGELIYPGTCRNGLKEKSARAWRLRTDIPKKNLPPAHIPPAQEAIYSIAINTLHWTDRRLGPQQQNVATAVGDFVLKRADGCYAYQLAVVVDDAEQGITDVLRGEDLTDNTARQIALQQALALPTPRYLHTPLVCGDNGEKLSKQNGASALDTHDPLAALNHAAHVLGLSEQSGTVGNALSAWTQHWRKHGPPLYNPAP, translated from the coding sequence ATGCGCACTGCCCCACCGGCCCGCTATATCGGCCGCTTTGCCCCCTCTCCCACGGGCCCGCTGCATGCGGGCTCTTTGGTGGCTGCGCTGGCCAGTTGGCTGGATGCCCGTGCCCATGACGGGCTGTGGCTGGTGCGCATTGAAGACGTCGACACACCGCGCTGCTTTCCGGGCATGGACGAGCACATCCTCCAACAACTCAGCGCCTGCGGGCTGCGGCCCGACCAGCCCCCCGTATGGCAATCCCAACGCAGCGCGCTCTACCAAGCCGCGCTCGACACCCTGGTGCAACAAGGCTTGGCCTACCCCTGCGGCTGTTCGCGCAAAGAGATCGAAACGGGTTTGCTGGAAAGCGGACACGAGCGCGCGCGCCACGGCGAGCTGATCTACCCCGGGACTTGTCGCAACGGGCTGAAAGAGAAATCAGCCAGAGCCTGGCGACTGCGCACCGATATTCCTAAGAAAAATCTCCCTCCAGCGCATATTCCACCTGCACAAGAAGCTATTTATTCAATAGCAATCAACACCCTTCATTGGACAGACCGGCGCCTGGGGCCCCAGCAGCAAAACGTGGCCACCGCCGTGGGCGACTTCGTGCTCAAGCGGGCCGATGGCTGCTACGCCTACCAACTTGCCGTGGTGGTGGACGATGCCGAACAGGGCATCACCGACGTGCTTCGCGGTGAAGACCTGACGGACAACACCGCGCGTCAAATTGCGCTGCAACAAGCCCTTGCACTGCCCACCCCGCGCTACCTGCACACGCCTTTGGTGTGTGGTGACAACGGCGAAAAACTCTCCAAACAAAACGGCGCATCCGCGCTAGACACCCATGATCCACTGGCCGCGCTCAACCACGCCGCCCACGTGCTGGGGCTGTCTGAACAAAGTGGCACAGTGGGCAACGCTTTGAGTGCCTGGACGCAACACTGGCGCAAGCACGGCCCGCCTCTCTACAATCCTGCACCGTGA
- a CDS encoding NAD(P)/FAD-dependent oxidoreductase, with product MAGIVCARTLAQAGHKVTVFEKSRDVGGRMATRDSAFGTFDHGAQYFTVRDARFQQALDTVPGVCKRWSATTIRVLDDLGRIAQADRPTSEAHWVATPGMKALPRRWAQPLITEQTVELGSRVNRISRDALNAKQWQLHTQGPADEQHVFSGFDAVLLAMPAAQSQSLLQESKLVANLSKQIDKVQVAPCWTLMLAFPQAMQPDFSTLGPQWNAARSTHHRIAWLARESSKPGRGGVERWTVQASAAWSQEHLNDDAPRVQAKLLKAFGEVTGIRAQPSHQDMQRWSYAKTIQPLGKTHLLDAKTGVGLCGDWCLGNRVEDAFVSGLELALAVC from the coding sequence ATGGCGGGCATTGTTTGCGCCCGAACCCTGGCGCAAGCGGGACACAAAGTGACCGTGTTTGAAAAGAGCCGAGATGTTGGCGGTCGCATGGCGACGCGTGACAGTGCCTTTGGCACGTTTGACCACGGTGCACAGTATTTCACCGTGCGCGATGCGCGTTTTCAACAGGCCTTGGACACTGTGCCCGGTGTTTGCAAACGATGGAGTGCCACCACCATTCGTGTGCTGGATGACTTGGGCCGCATCGCCCAGGCCGACCGCCCCACCAGCGAGGCCCATTGGGTCGCCACGCCCGGCATGAAGGCCTTGCCACGCCGATGGGCACAACCCCTGATCACCGAACAAACCGTCGAGCTGGGCAGCCGTGTCAACCGTATTTCGCGGGATGCGCTCAACGCCAAGCAGTGGCAGCTTCACACGCAGGGTCCGGCCGACGAGCAACATGTGTTCTCAGGCTTTGACGCGGTGTTGTTGGCGATGCCCGCCGCTCAGTCTCAGTCCCTGCTGCAGGAATCCAAACTGGTTGCGAACCTGAGCAAGCAAATCGACAAGGTTCAAGTTGCCCCCTGCTGGACGTTGATGCTCGCTTTTCCCCAAGCCATGCAGCCCGATTTTTCGACGCTGGGGCCCCAATGGAATGCGGCGCGCAGCACCCACCACCGCATCGCCTGGCTGGCCCGTGAGTCGTCCAAGCCCGGCCGAGGCGGCGTGGAGCGCTGGACCGTACAGGCCAGTGCCGCATGGTCGCAGGAACACCTCAACGACGACGCCCCCCGCGTCCAGGCCAAGCTGCTCAAAGCCTTTGGCGAAGTCACCGGTATTCGCGCCCAGCCCAGCCACCAGGACATGCAGCGCTGGAGCTACGCCAAAACCATTCAACCTCTGGGAAAAACCCACCTGTTGGACGCCAAAACAGGCGTGGGCCTGTGCGGCGACTGGTGCCTGGGCAACCGGGTTGAAGACGCCTTTGTATCCGGCCTTGAACTCGCATTGGCGGTTTGCTGA
- a CDS encoding LysR family transcriptional regulator — translation MQTPRDVLTPDALAMLQIIASTGSFAGAARELGVVPSALTYRVRQIEDALDVLLYDRSSRQARLTRAGAELLHEGSRLLDEIDAVANRVKRVATGWESQLTISVDTIISKATLMELCDSFFSLNPPTRIKLRDETLSGTLEALTSGQADLAIGVAGSSSNASIRTKPLGEVNFVYAVAPHHPLANAPEPLSDELIRQHRAVAVADTVSRGGGLTFGLLGGQDVFTVATMHDKIDVQVRGLGGGFVPDCMANPFVETGRLVVKEVERTNRLVAIHYAWRDAGKQGQGRAMQWWLSQLESTTTRAALLAHHRGV, via the coding sequence ATGCAAACGCCTCGCGATGTATTGACCCCAGACGCCTTGGCCATGCTCCAAATCATAGCCAGCACGGGCAGCTTCGCTGGTGCGGCCCGCGAGCTTGGGGTAGTTCCCAGCGCGCTCACCTACCGGGTGCGCCAAATCGAGGATGCGCTGGATGTATTGCTGTATGACCGCAGCTCGCGTCAAGCCCGACTGACTCGAGCCGGCGCGGAATTACTGCACGAAGGAAGCCGACTGCTGGACGAGATTGATGCGGTCGCCAACCGCGTCAAACGTGTGGCAACAGGTTGGGAGTCGCAACTGACGATTTCCGTGGACACCATCATCTCCAAAGCAACCCTCATGGAGCTGTGCGACAGTTTTTTTTCACTCAACCCGCCCACGCGAATCAAACTGCGTGACGAAACGCTGTCTGGGACGTTGGAGGCGCTGACGTCCGGACAAGCAGACTTGGCGATCGGGGTGGCAGGCAGTAGCAGCAATGCCAGCATTCGCACCAAGCCGCTAGGAGAGGTGAATTTTGTCTATGCTGTGGCGCCGCATCACCCCTTGGCCAATGCGCCCGAGCCACTGAGCGATGAACTGATCCGCCAGCACCGTGCTGTGGCCGTGGCCGACACCGTGAGCCGCGGGGGTGGATTGACCTTTGGCCTCCTGGGTGGGCAAGACGTTTTCACTGTGGCCACCATGCACGACAAAATCGACGTGCAGGTACGCGGACTGGGGGGAGGATTTGTTCCGGACTGCATGGCCAATCCCTTTGTAGAAACCGGCCGATTGGTTGTCAAAGAAGTGGAGCGGACCAATCGCTTGGTGGCGATTCATTACGCCTGGCGAGACGCGGGAAAACAGGGTCAAGGACGGGCCATGCAGTGGTGGCTCTCGCAGCTGGAAAGTACGACCACACGTGCCGCTTTGCTCGCCCACCACCGGGGCGTGTAA
- a CDS encoding pirin family protein, with translation MLTLRKSKDRGYADHGWLQSQHSFSFAEYYDPKFMGWGNLRVINEDWIAAGKGFGTHGHRDMEIVTYVLAGSLAHKDSMGNIKAIPPGDVQRMSAGTGVRHSEFNHAPDATTHLLQIWIEPNVTGVEPSYEQKSFADSEKQGVLRLVASQDGDRGSVTLNADARLYAGLLDGAQTATLALDRTRKSYVHLVRGELSVNGTALTTGDAALIEGESELTLNQGKDAEVLVFDLTA, from the coding sequence ATGCTCACTCTTCGTAAATCCAAAGACCGCGGCTATGCAGACCACGGCTGGCTGCAGTCTCAGCACAGCTTTTCGTTTGCCGAGTACTACGACCCCAAGTTCATGGGATGGGGCAACCTGCGGGTGATCAATGAGGACTGGATCGCCGCCGGCAAAGGTTTTGGCACTCACGGCCACCGCGACATGGAGATCGTCACCTATGTGCTGGCCGGTTCCCTGGCGCACAAAGACAGCATGGGCAACATCAAGGCCATTCCGCCCGGAGATGTTCAACGCATGAGCGCGGGCACCGGTGTTCGTCACAGTGAGTTCAATCACGCACCCGATGCGACCACCCATTTGCTGCAGATCTGGATTGAGCCCAACGTCACCGGCGTGGAGCCCAGCTACGAACAAAAATCCTTTGCCGATTCAGAGAAGCAGGGTGTATTGCGGCTGGTTGCCTCGCAGGACGGTGACCGAGGCTCTGTGACATTGAATGCGGATGCCCGCTTGTACGCGGGTTTGTTGGATGGAGCGCAAACGGCCACACTGGCTTTGGATCGGACACGCAAGAGCTATGTGCACCTGGTGCGAGGTGAGTTGAGCGTGAACGGCACGGCGTTGACCACCGGCGACGCAGCCTTGATAGAAGGCGAGTCTGAACTCACTTTGAACCAGGGCAAGGATGCCGAGGTGCTGGTGTTTGATCTCACCGCCTGA
- a CDS encoding flavodoxin family protein: protein MAKTAVVFHSGYGHTQRVAQFVADGANAELITIDADGNITDADWATLDAADAIIFGSPTYMGMASWQFKKFADATSKRWFTSAWKDKVAGGFTISASPSGDKLSTIQYFITLAMQQGMIWVGQPALNDGTINRIGSNSGLMAQVGPTSPAADIPQGDLDTAKAYGQRVAEFAARLVQVEELA from the coding sequence ATGGCAAAGACAGCAGTTGTATTTCATTCCGGTTACGGCCACACCCAACGCGTCGCCCAGTTTGTGGCGGACGGCGCCAATGCCGAGCTGATCACCATTGACGCCGATGGCAACATCACTGATGCGGACTGGGCCACATTGGACGCAGCTGACGCGATCATTTTTGGTTCACCCACCTACATGGGCATGGCCTCTTGGCAGTTCAAGAAGTTTGCCGATGCCACCTCCAAGCGCTGGTTCACTAGCGCCTGGAAAGACAAAGTGGCCGGTGGCTTTACTATTTCTGCCAGCCCCAGTGGCGACAAGTTGTCCACCATCCAGTACTTCATCACCTTGGCCATGCAGCAAGGCATGATTTGGGTGGGTCAACCGGCATTGAATGACGGCACCATCAACCGCATTGGTTCTAACTCCGGCTTGATGGCTCAAGTGGGTCCTACCAGCCCGGCAGCCGATATTCCTCAAGGTGACCTGGATACGGCCAAGGCCTACGGCCAGCGCGTGGCCGAGTTCGCCGCCCGGTTGGTGCAGGTCGAAGAACTGGCCTGA
- a CDS encoding sulfurtransferase, with protein sequence MNNILNISAYKFVPIADAQELRETLFERAISRELKGTILLAEEGINLFLAGDADAVRGFVTELQADARFSDVNPKESWSADQPFKKMLVKVKGEIIRMNHPAIRPSSGRAPAVTPQTVKRWLDAGVDDEGRPVVTLDTRNAFEVDQGTFEGAIDWRIDKFTEFSQAFLDHRADLAGKTVVSFCTGGIRCEKAAILMQEAGLDHVYQLEGGILKYFEETDGSHYRGGCFVFDERRALDADLSIVQPSPANQ encoded by the coding sequence GTGAACAACATTCTGAACATTTCCGCCTACAAATTCGTCCCGATTGCCGATGCGCAGGAGCTGCGAGAGACGCTCTTTGAGCGCGCCATCTCTCGTGAACTCAAGGGCACCATTCTTTTGGCCGAGGAAGGCATTAACCTGTTTCTGGCTGGCGACGCCGATGCGGTTCGCGGTTTCGTGACTGAATTGCAGGCAGATGCGCGATTTTCCGACGTGAACCCCAAAGAGAGCTGGTCGGCCGACCAGCCCTTCAAAAAAATGCTGGTCAAGGTCAAAGGCGAGATCATCCGCATGAACCATCCGGCTATTCGCCCGTCCAGCGGTCGCGCGCCGGCAGTCACACCGCAAACGGTCAAACGCTGGCTGGACGCAGGGGTCGATGATGAGGGTCGTCCGGTCGTAACACTGGACACCCGCAACGCATTCGAAGTCGATCAGGGCACGTTTGAGGGCGCCATTGACTGGCGCATTGACAAATTCACAGAGTTTTCGCAAGCGTTTCTGGACCACCGGGCCGACCTTGCGGGCAAGACCGTGGTGAGTTTTTGCACGGGGGGAATTCGCTGCGAAAAAGCTGCCATCCTGATGCAGGAGGCCGGGCTGGACCATGTGTACCAGCTCGAGGGCGGCATTCTCAAGTACTTTGAGGAAACAGACGGCAGCCACTACCGCGGCGGCTGCTTTGTGTTTGATGAGCGCCGGGCGCTGGATGCCGACCTGTCGATCGTCCAACCCAGCCCTGCGAATCAATAA